The following are encoded together in the Streptomyces sp. NBC_00341 genome:
- a CDS encoding aminoglycoside phosphotransferase family protein, whose protein sequence is MIDIPDALIATQSKYNGAAGRAFLAALPGMAAEFLERWGLRRDGEALYGVCALVLPVVRVADGRPAALKLQAVDAETAGEPLALRVWGAASAGAASACAVELLDHDAATGTMLLERLDGRRSLSGAADAREAVRIIAELLAGLTAVRAPAGSGLRGLVEAAARMLAAAPGAVGLLADEEERRLLADCAAAVREVAGEPGDRLLHWDLHFGNVLAGRGGPAGQGARWVAIDPKPLAGDPGFELFPALVNRFDAEAVGWRFDLMTEVLGLDRGRARAWTLGRVLQNACWGAEDGARRLVPEQAEIARRLLGR, encoded by the coding sequence GTGATTGACATTCCGGATGCGCTGATCGCCACTCAGTCCAAGTACAACGGTGCGGCCGGGCGGGCGTTCCTCGCCGCGTTGCCGGGGATGGCGGCGGAGTTCCTGGAGCGGTGGGGGCTGCGCCGGGACGGCGAGGCGTTGTACGGGGTGTGCGCGCTGGTGCTGCCGGTGGTGCGGGTGGCGGACGGGCGCCCGGCGGCGCTGAAGTTGCAGGCGGTGGACGCGGAGACGGCGGGGGAGCCGCTCGCGCTGCGGGTGTGGGGTGCGGCGTCGGCGGGTGCGGCGTCGGCGTGTGCGGTGGAGCTGCTGGACCACGACGCGGCGACGGGGACGATGCTGCTGGAGCGGCTGGACGGGCGCCGTTCCCTGTCGGGGGCGGCGGATGCACGGGAGGCGGTGCGGATCATCGCGGAGCTGCTGGCGGGGCTGACGGCGGTGCGGGCTCCGGCGGGGAGCGGTCTGCGGGGGCTTGTCGAGGCGGCGGCGCGGATGCTGGCGGCGGCGCCGGGGGCGGTGGGGCTGCTGGCGGACGAGGAGGAGCGGCGGCTGCTGGCGGACTGCGCGGCGGCGGTCCGGGAGGTGGCGGGGGAGCCGGGGGACCGGTTGCTGCACTGGGATCTGCACTTCGGCAACGTGCTGGCCGGGCGGGGCGGTCCGGCGGGGCAGGGGGCGCGGTGGGTGGCGATCGACCCGAAGCCGCTGGCCGGTGATCCGGGGTTCGAGCTGTTTCCGGCGCTGGTCAACCGGTTCGACGCGGAGGCGGTGGGGTGGCGGTTCGATCTGATGACGGAGGTGCTCGGTCTCGACCGGGGGCGGGCCCGTGCGTGGACGCTGGGGCGGGTGCTGCAGAACGCGTGCTGGGGCGCGGAGGACGGTGCGCGGCGGCTGGTGCCGGAGCAGGCCGAGATCGCGCGGCGGCTGCTGGGCCGGTAG
- a CDS encoding zinc-binding dehydrogenase — protein MHAVRLHAFGPAENLAYERVEDPVPGPGQVRIAVRAAGVHLLDIALREGMTGPYPAPTPLPTVPGREIAGTVESLGEGTDPDWLGRHVVAHIGNAPGGYAELTVTEADKLHPVPDGLDYAEAVAMIGTGRTTLGILGFTPLGPESIVLVTAAAGGIGTLLVQYAKNAGANVIGLAGGPAKTGLVRANGADLAVDYTLPDWPRQVRAHLDALGRRATVVYDSVGGTTARAAVDLLDKGGQHIVYGWSGQDLHDGRPLTFTEDELTARAITSQNVLGPAMVQRGGGLRAMETRALAEAAAGRLRPAVQRYPLAEAAAAHRALETRGTTGKVVLIP, from the coding sequence ATGCACGCCGTCCGCCTCCACGCCTTCGGCCCCGCCGAGAACCTCGCCTACGAGCGCGTCGAGGACCCCGTCCCCGGACCCGGCCAGGTCCGGATCGCCGTCCGCGCCGCCGGCGTACACCTGCTCGACATCGCCCTGCGCGAGGGCATGACCGGCCCTTACCCCGCTCCCACCCCGCTGCCCACCGTCCCCGGCCGCGAAATCGCCGGCACCGTCGAATCGCTCGGCGAGGGCACCGACCCCGACTGGCTCGGCCGGCACGTCGTCGCCCACATCGGCAACGCCCCCGGCGGCTATGCCGAACTCACCGTCACCGAGGCCGACAAGCTCCACCCCGTACCCGACGGACTCGACTACGCCGAGGCCGTCGCGATGATCGGCACCGGCCGCACCACCCTCGGCATCCTCGGATTCACCCCGCTGGGACCCGAGTCGATCGTCCTCGTCACCGCCGCGGCCGGCGGCATCGGCACCCTGCTCGTCCAGTACGCCAAGAACGCCGGAGCCAACGTCATCGGCCTCGCCGGAGGACCCGCCAAGACCGGGCTCGTCCGCGCCAACGGCGCCGACCTCGCCGTCGACTACACCCTCCCCGACTGGCCCCGCCAGGTCCGTGCCCACCTCGACGCCCTCGGCCGCCGCGCCACCGTCGTCTACGACTCCGTCGGCGGCACCACCGCACGCGCCGCCGTCGACCTCCTCGACAAGGGCGGACAGCACATCGTCTACGGCTGGTCCGGCCAGGACCTCCACGACGGCAGGCCACTCACCTTCACCGAGGACGAACTCACCGCCCGCGCCATCACCTCGCAGAACGTCCTCGGCCCCGCCATGGTCCAGCGCGGCGGCGGCCTGCGCGCCATGGAGACGCGCGCCCTCGCCGAGGCCGCGGCCGGCCGCCTGCGCCCCGCCGTCCAGCGCTACCCGCTCGCCGAGGCGGCCGCCGCCCACCGTGCCCTGGAGACCCGCGGCACCACCGGCAAGGTCGTCCTCATCCCCTGA
- a CDS encoding NAD(P)-dependent alcohol dehydrogenase: MRMTTGWQAAGPTALRRVPLARRELRPDDIAVRVDYCGVCHTDLHALTAYDPDAEAPLVPGHEFTGVVTGAGPEVTAFSVGDRVAVGNIVDSCGACAMCEAGQENFCHSFPTLTYGGADRQDGTTTLGGYSREYVVRDAFAYPLPSGLDAAAAAPLMCAGVTVWEPLHSLGVGPGSRVAVAGLGGLGHLAVKMAVALGATTTVISRTQDKRDDARKLGAHDLIASTDAGRMAEARDTFDVVIDTISVPHDLAPYLKLVAMDGTLSLLGYLGPVTVEAMDLLIGRKKLSSAGSGGRPATAEMLRFCADNGIAADVEVLPSAQVDTALDRLRRNDVRYRFVLDMSDLD, from the coding sequence ATGCGCATGACCACCGGATGGCAGGCGGCCGGCCCGACGGCGCTGCGGCGCGTGCCGCTGGCCCGCCGAGAACTGCGCCCGGACGACATCGCGGTGCGGGTCGACTACTGCGGCGTGTGCCACACCGACCTGCACGCCCTGACCGCCTACGACCCGGATGCGGAAGCGCCCCTGGTGCCCGGTCACGAGTTCACCGGTGTGGTGACCGGGGCCGGCCCCGAGGTGACCGCCTTCTCGGTCGGCGACCGGGTCGCGGTGGGCAACATCGTCGACTCGTGCGGCGCGTGCGCCATGTGTGAGGCCGGACAGGAGAATTTCTGCCACTCCTTCCCGACCCTGACCTACGGCGGCGCCGACCGGCAGGACGGCACGACCACCCTGGGCGGCTACTCCCGCGAGTACGTCGTGCGCGACGCCTTCGCCTACCCGCTCCCCTCCGGCCTCGACGCGGCCGCGGCCGCCCCGCTGATGTGCGCGGGCGTCACCGTCTGGGAACCTCTGCACTCCCTGGGCGTCGGCCCCGGCAGCCGAGTCGCCGTCGCCGGGCTGGGCGGCCTGGGGCACCTCGCGGTCAAGATGGCCGTGGCACTCGGCGCGACCACGACCGTCATCAGCCGCACCCAGGACAAGCGCGACGACGCCCGCAAGCTCGGCGCCCACGACCTCATCGCGTCCACGGACGCCGGGCGGATGGCCGAGGCGCGCGACACGTTCGACGTCGTCATCGACACCATCTCCGTCCCGCACGACCTCGCCCCGTATCTGAAGCTGGTGGCGATGGACGGCACCCTCAGCCTCCTCGGGTACCTGGGCCCCGTCACCGTCGAGGCCATGGACCTGCTCATCGGCCGCAAGAAGCTCAGCTCTGCGGGCAGCGGGGGCCGTCCGGCGACAGCCGAGATGCTCCGGTTCTGCGCCGACAACGGCATCGCCGCCGACGTCGAGGTGCTCCCGTCGGCACAGGTGGACACGGCCCTGGACCGCCTCCGGCGGAACGACGTCCGCTACCGCTTCGTGCTCGACATGTCCGACCTGGACTGA
- a CDS encoding N-acetyltransferase family protein → MIRTATAADVPAIHAMVRELADYEKALHEANATEEQLREALFGERPAAFAHIAESEEDGEVVGFALWFLNFSTWRGVHGIYLEDLYVRPDRRGGGHGKALLGELARICVERGYERLEWSVLDWNAPSIAFYESLGARPQDEWTVYRLTDGALAELGGR, encoded by the coding sequence ATGATTCGTACCGCTACCGCCGCCGATGTCCCCGCCATCCACGCGATGGTCCGCGAGCTGGCCGACTACGAGAAGGCGCTGCACGAGGCGAACGCCACCGAGGAGCAGTTGCGCGAGGCGCTGTTCGGTGAGCGGCCCGCGGCGTTCGCGCACATCGCGGAGTCGGAGGAGGACGGTGAGGTGGTGGGCTTCGCGCTGTGGTTCCTGAACTTCTCCACATGGCGCGGGGTGCACGGCATCTATCTGGAGGACCTGTACGTGCGCCCGGACCGGCGGGGCGGCGGACACGGCAAGGCGCTGCTGGGTGAGCTGGCGCGGATCTGTGTGGAGCGCGGCTACGAGCGCCTGGAGTGGTCGGTGCTGGACTGGAACGCCCCGTCGATCGCGTTCTACGAGTCGCTGGGCGCCCGGCCGCAGGACGAGTGGACGGTGTACCGGCTGACGGACGGGGCGCTGGCGGAGCTGGGCGGGCGGTAG
- a CDS encoding NAD(P)-binding protein: protein MQRIHIIGGGLAGFTAAITAAESDALVTVHEAHHTLGGRARTTEEGPYLTNEGPHALYRRGPHWTWLDRRNLLGPTTAVPPLEATRLRFRHRSALRRTPPLALLRLSRRSAARVPADLDFRTWATAQVGEEGARIAAHYAAVALFHHDPGSLSAAFVQERLHRAGALPPEARYPIGGWAQIIDRMASRAWNLGVRIETATRIDTAALDALARTGPVVVATSLDAARTLLRDPALTWASGRTALIDLALRTRRGDAFAVSDLDAPGWIERFTAQDDSLAPAGEQLLQGQFPIAPDESRSAGTARAEELLDLGYPGWRERTVWRREALATGRTGAVDHPGTTWRDRPAIDRGNGVYLAGDQVAAPGLLSEVSFNSGIEAALLALRATEHRTTANRTSTATSASASRTPLDLKRA, encoded by the coding sequence ATGCAGCGCATCCACATCATCGGCGGGGGTCTCGCCGGATTCACCGCAGCCATCACCGCAGCCGAGTCCGACGCCCTGGTGACCGTCCACGAGGCCCACCACACCCTCGGCGGACGCGCCAGGACCACCGAGGAGGGCCCGTACCTCACCAACGAGGGACCGCACGCCCTCTACCGTCGCGGCCCCCACTGGACCTGGCTCGACCGGCGCAACCTCCTCGGCCCCACCACCGCCGTCCCTCCCCTCGAAGCCACCCGGCTCCGCTTCCGCCACCGCTCCGCCCTGCGCCGCACCCCGCCCCTCGCCCTCCTCCGGCTCAGCCGCCGCAGCGCCGCACGGGTCCCGGCCGACCTCGACTTCCGTACCTGGGCCACCGCGCAGGTCGGCGAGGAGGGCGCCCGCATCGCCGCCCACTACGCCGCCGTCGCGCTCTTCCACCACGACCCCGGCAGCCTCTCCGCCGCGTTCGTCCAGGAACGGCTGCACCGGGCCGGGGCGCTGCCGCCGGAGGCCCGCTACCCGATCGGGGGCTGGGCGCAGATCATCGACCGGATGGCGTCCCGCGCCTGGAACCTCGGCGTCCGCATCGAGACGGCGACCCGTATCGACACCGCCGCCCTCGACGCCCTCGCCCGCACCGGCCCGGTCGTCGTCGCCACCTCCCTGGACGCCGCCCGCACCCTCCTCCGCGACCCCGCCCTCACCTGGGCCTCCGGCCGCACCGCCCTCATCGACCTCGCCCTGCGCACCCGGCGCGGCGACGCGTTCGCCGTGTCCGACCTCGACGCCCCCGGCTGGATCGAACGGTTCACCGCGCAGGACGACAGCCTCGCCCCGGCGGGCGAACAACTCCTCCAGGGGCAGTTCCCCATCGCCCCCGACGAGTCCCGGTCCGCCGGAACCGCCCGCGCCGAAGAACTCCTCGACCTCGGGTACCCGGGCTGGCGGGAGCGCACCGTGTGGCGGCGCGAGGCCCTCGCCACCGGCCGCACCGGAGCCGTCGACCACCCCGGCACCACCTGGCGCGACCGCCCCGCCATCGACCGGGGCAACGGCGTCTACCTAGCGGGCGACCAGGTCGCCGCGCCCGGACTGCTCAGCGAGGTCTCCTTCAACAGCGGCATCGAAGCGGCCCTCCTCGCCCTCCGGGCCACCGAGCACCGCACCACGGCCAACCGCACCTCGACCGCCACCTCCGCCTCCGCCTCCCGGACACCGCTTGACCTCAAGCGCGCTTGA
- a CDS encoding TetR family transcriptional regulator, with the protein MPELPPTSRGAATYQRILDAATEEFAEHGIAGARIERIVAAARTNKAQLYAYFGDKERLFDAIFLSSLERITNVVPIDADDLADWAVRLYDEYLRRPDLIRLATWTRLERRPDGHLVETREDYHDHKLTAIAEAQAAGRVRAGDPFDIMAMVIAMSMAWSPVSNVYAATGQEPDDVHERRRALLRDCVRRAAAADGATPATTADGGNASPA; encoded by the coding sequence ATGCCGGAACTGCCCCCGACCTCGCGAGGCGCCGCGACCTACCAGCGCATCCTGGACGCCGCCACCGAAGAGTTCGCCGAGCACGGCATCGCCGGGGCGCGCATCGAACGCATCGTGGCGGCGGCGCGCACCAACAAGGCACAGCTCTACGCCTACTTCGGTGACAAGGAACGGCTCTTCGACGCGATCTTCCTCAGCTCGCTGGAGCGCATCACCAACGTCGTGCCCATCGACGCCGACGATCTCGCGGACTGGGCCGTCCGTCTCTACGACGAATACCTGCGCCGCCCCGACCTCATCCGGCTGGCGACGTGGACACGGCTGGAGCGCCGGCCCGACGGGCACCTCGTCGAGACCCGCGAGGACTACCACGACCACAAGCTCACGGCCATCGCCGAGGCGCAGGCCGCCGGGCGGGTCCGCGCGGGCGACCCGTTCGACATCATGGCCATGGTCATCGCCATGTCCATGGCCTGGTCACCGGTCAGCAACGTCTACGCGGCAACCGGCCAGGAACCCGATGACGTCCATGAGCGGCGTCGCGCCCTGCTCCGCGACTGCGTCCGGCGCGCCGCCGCGGCCGACGGGGCCACCCCTGCCACCACGGCCGACGGGGGCAACGCGTCCCCCGCGTGA
- a CDS encoding rhomboid-like protein, producing MPSSHPAPPTRPRPAPVTWLRGAGSWIRSAPGTYVWLLALFVTTVIVHQMSPAFEEDFLRQRSTNIHELSQNPVRVLISSAFWIDGGEWLPYAVLYTVFHAPAERRLGTLRWLTVVAAAHVLATLVSEGVLAWAIRHGHAPGTAANTLDVGVSYALAGVVTVLTYYIPRPWRYVYLFAVLVIYGVPLVTGATFTDVGHFTAALIGLACYPLTRRHHETKRAPAQ from the coding sequence ATGCCCTCGAGCCACCCCGCCCCGCCCACGCGGCCCCGCCCCGCCCCCGTCACGTGGCTCCGCGGCGCCGGCTCATGGATCCGCAGCGCCCCCGGCACCTACGTCTGGCTGCTGGCCCTCTTCGTCACCACCGTCATCGTCCACCAGATGTCACCGGCCTTCGAGGAGGACTTCCTCCGCCAGCGCTCCACCAACATCCACGAGCTCTCCCAGAACCCCGTACGCGTCCTGATCAGCAGCGCGTTCTGGATCGACGGCGGCGAATGGCTCCCCTACGCCGTGCTCTACACGGTCTTCCACGCCCCCGCGGAGCGCCGCCTGGGCACGCTGCGCTGGCTCACCGTCGTCGCCGCCGCCCACGTCCTCGCCACCCTCGTCAGCGAAGGTGTCCTGGCCTGGGCCATCCGGCACGGCCACGCGCCCGGGACCGCCGCGAACACCCTGGACGTCGGGGTCAGTTACGCCCTCGCCGGCGTCGTCACCGTCCTCACCTACTACATCCCGCGCCCCTGGCGGTACGTGTATCTCTTCGCCGTCCTCGTCATCTACGGCGTCCCGCTCGTCACCGGCGCCACCTTCACCGACGTCGGCCACTTCACCGCCGCGCTCATCGGCCTCGCCTGCTACCCGCTGACCCGCCGCCACCACGAGACGAAACGGGCCCCCGCCCAGTAA
- a CDS encoding NAD(P)/FAD-dependent oxidoreductase, whose translation MSTVSTANGGISFWYADQGTPLPREPLPGDAAADICIIGGGYTGLWTAYYLKKAVPFLNITVLEAKFCGYGASGRNGGWLYNGVAGRDRYAKLHGHEAAVRLQKSMNDTVAEVIRVADEEKIDADIHRGGVLEVACTPAQLARLKDFHSVEIAFGETDRTLHGARETAERVRVTGAIGSSWTPHGARLHPAKLVKGLADVVEALGVTIHESTPVTEIKPKHAVTPYGTVRAPYILRCTEGFTSGIKGEKRTWLPMNSSMIVTEPLPESLWETIGWNGRETLGDMAHAYLYAQRTADDRIALGGRGVPYRYGSATDNDGRTQPATIEALRDLLVRLFPTTAGTRIAHAWSGVLGVPRDWCATVTLDRSTGLGWAGGYVGSGVATTNLAARTLRDLIQQDSGQGGPTELTALPWANHKVRRWEPEPLRWLGVHSMYAAYRAADRRELTSPRTGTDPIAKIADRLAGRG comes from the coding sequence ATGAGCACCGTCAGTACAGCCAACGGCGGCATATCCTTCTGGTACGCGGACCAGGGCACCCCCCTCCCCCGCGAACCCCTGCCCGGCGACGCCGCCGCCGACATCTGCATCATCGGCGGCGGATACACCGGCCTCTGGACGGCGTACTACCTCAAGAAGGCCGTCCCCTTCCTCAACATCACCGTCCTGGAAGCCAAGTTCTGCGGCTACGGCGCCTCCGGCCGCAACGGCGGCTGGCTCTACAACGGCGTCGCCGGCCGCGACCGCTACGCGAAGCTGCACGGCCACGAAGCGGCCGTCCGGCTGCAGAAGTCGATGAACGACACCGTCGCCGAGGTCATCCGCGTCGCGGACGAGGAGAAGATCGACGCGGACATCCACCGGGGCGGCGTCCTCGAAGTGGCCTGCACCCCGGCGCAGCTCGCCCGGCTGAAGGACTTCCACTCCGTGGAGATCGCCTTCGGCGAGACCGACCGCACCCTGCACGGCGCCCGCGAGACCGCAGAGCGCGTCCGCGTCACCGGAGCCATCGGCTCCAGCTGGACCCCGCACGGCGCCCGCCTGCACCCCGCCAAACTGGTCAAGGGCCTCGCGGACGTCGTGGAGGCCCTCGGCGTCACGATCCACGAGTCGACCCCCGTCACCGAGATCAAGCCCAAACACGCCGTCACCCCCTACGGCACGGTCCGCGCCCCGTACATCCTGCGCTGCACCGAGGGCTTCACGTCGGGCATCAAGGGCGAGAAGCGCACCTGGCTCCCGATGAACTCCTCCATGATCGTCACCGAGCCGCTGCCCGAATCCCTCTGGGAGACCATCGGCTGGAACGGCCGCGAAACCCTCGGCGACATGGCCCACGCCTACCTGTACGCCCAGCGCACCGCCGACGACCGCATCGCCCTGGGCGGCCGGGGCGTCCCGTACCGCTACGGCTCGGCCACCGACAACGACGGACGCACCCAGCCCGCCACCATCGAGGCCCTGCGCGACCTGCTCGTCCGCCTCTTCCCCACCACCGCGGGGACCCGCATCGCGCACGCCTGGTCCGGAGTGCTCGGCGTCCCGCGCGACTGGTGCGCCACCGTCACCCTGGACCGCTCCACCGGCCTGGGCTGGGCGGGCGGCTACGTCGGCTCCGGCGTCGCCACCACCAACCTCGCCGCCCGCACCCTGCGCGACCTGATCCAGCAGGACTCCGGGCAGGGCGGCCCCACCGAACTGACCGCCCTGCCCTGGGCCAACCACAAGGTCCGCCGCTGGGAACCGGAACCCCTGCGCTGGCTCGGCGTCCACAGCATGTACGCCGCCTACCGCGCCGCCGACCGCCGCGAACTCACCTCGCCGCGCACCGGCACCGACCCGATCGCGAAGATCGCGGACCGGCTGGCGGGACGGGGCTGA
- a CDS encoding TetR/AcrR family transcriptional regulator, with protein MPRWESDAQGRLERAALELFETQGFERTSVAQIAGAAGLKERSFYRYFPDKREVLFAGNELEAHLVAQVEAADPGLTPIEALLTALGTAEEIFRPREFLLRRGRVIAANPALAERDLIKLADIADALAPALERRGVEPGKARFIIDMVLAIHRRAMPRWLAEPDTTLAQLMAQATAELREVVAPPAPTVR; from the coding sequence ATGCCACGATGGGAATCCGATGCACAGGGCCGGCTCGAACGCGCGGCGCTCGAACTGTTCGAGACGCAGGGGTTCGAGCGCACCTCGGTCGCGCAGATCGCAGGCGCCGCCGGTCTGAAGGAGCGTTCCTTCTACCGCTACTTCCCCGACAAGCGGGAAGTCCTCTTCGCCGGCAACGAACTTGAGGCCCACCTCGTCGCCCAGGTCGAGGCGGCCGACCCGGGCCTCACCCCGATCGAGGCGCTGCTGACCGCACTGGGCACCGCCGAGGAGATCTTCCGCCCACGCGAGTTCCTGCTGCGCCGGGGAAGAGTGATCGCCGCCAACCCGGCACTGGCCGAGCGCGATCTGATCAAGCTCGCCGACATCGCCGACGCGCTGGCGCCGGCGCTCGAACGCCGCGGCGTCGAGCCCGGCAAAGCGCGCTTCATCATCGACATGGTGCTGGCGATCCACCGGCGCGCCATGCCCCGCTGGCTCGCCGAGCCGGACACCACCCTCGCTCAGCTCATGGCCCAGGCCACCGCCGAACTGCGCGAAGTGGTCGCGCCGCCGGCTCCGACGGTCCGTTGA
- a CDS encoding NADP-dependent oxidoreductase encodes MKALQFDRFGSPDVIVLRDVPQPEPGPGQIRIAVRACGLTPADWHVVDGLLADHLPPLPRGLGLEVAGTVDALGEGVTGVQVGDRVFGPATFDGPTAGAAEYALMPAWAHIPEGVTAEQAAALPMAAETAWRALDDLGVQPGELLLVHGAGTTVGEAAVRFALHRGIRVIATAGPTRAAALEGIGAQVTTYGEGMAERVSALTPGPVDRALDTAPTGGRIDRADRPSPAGGSLPALIELTGDPDRVLTVSDFAAAAELGVRITTEIRYDQMNEFARLAGEGILVVPVARTYALDRIQEAAELSQSRRPGGKLMLVL; translated from the coding sequence ATGAAGGCTCTGCAATTCGACCGGTTCGGTTCCCCCGACGTGATCGTGCTCCGCGACGTCCCACAGCCGGAGCCGGGACCCGGCCAGATCCGGATCGCCGTGCGGGCATGCGGCCTGACACCGGCCGACTGGCACGTCGTCGACGGTCTCCTCGCCGACCATCTGCCGCCGCTGCCGCGCGGGCTCGGCCTTGAGGTCGCGGGCACCGTCGACGCGCTCGGCGAGGGTGTCACCGGCGTCCAGGTCGGCGACCGCGTGTTCGGCCCGGCCACCTTCGACGGCCCGACGGCCGGCGCCGCCGAGTACGCGCTGATGCCGGCCTGGGCACACATTCCCGAGGGCGTGACCGCCGAGCAGGCCGCCGCGCTGCCGATGGCGGCCGAGACGGCGTGGCGCGCGCTCGACGACCTCGGCGTCCAGCCGGGTGAGCTGCTGCTCGTCCACGGCGCGGGCACCACCGTGGGCGAGGCGGCGGTGCGCTTCGCGCTGCACCGGGGTATTCGGGTGATCGCCACAGCCGGGCCGACTCGGGCCGCCGCCCTGGAAGGGATCGGCGCCCAGGTGACCACCTACGGCGAGGGCATGGCCGAACGCGTCAGCGCACTGACCCCGGGCCCCGTGGACCGTGCCCTGGACACCGCGCCGACCGGGGGCCGGATCGACCGCGCCGACCGGCCCAGTCCGGCCGGCGGCTCGCTACCGGCCTTGATCGAGCTGACCGGGGATCCCGACCGTGTCCTCACCGTCTCGGACTTCGCCGCCGCAGCCGAACTGGGCGTCCGGATCACCACCGAGATCCGCTACGACCAGATGAACGAGTTCGCCAGGCTCGCCGGCGAAGGCATCCTGGTCGTACCGGTCGCCCGCACCTACGCCCTCGACCGGATCCAGGAAGCGGCCGAGCTCAGCCAGTCCCGCCGCCCCGGCGGCAAACTCATGCTCGTCCTGTGA
- a CDS encoding pentapeptide repeat-containing protein translates to MVRSSGSGQGNGRGRGGKDGVAAARRPEVRLPPLEPYGGEGLEPDGDYDGVRFESVDLADESGPGARFMDCALEGCALDRTELVRARFIDSVLTGVRGVGTDLAGASLRDVEIVDARLGGVQMHGAVLERVLVRGGKIDYLNLRKARLKDVVFEGCVLSEPDFGGAQLDRVEFRDCVLKRADFSAVRMESVDLRTVAELDIARGVERLAGAVISPSQLMELAPAFAAQIGVRVEA, encoded by the coding sequence ATGGTGCGCAGCAGCGGTAGTGGTCAGGGGAACGGCAGGGGCCGGGGCGGTAAGGACGGGGTCGCGGCGGCGCGGCGCCCGGAGGTGCGGCTTCCGCCGCTCGAACCGTACGGCGGCGAGGGCCTTGAGCCGGACGGGGATTACGACGGGGTGCGCTTCGAGTCCGTTGATCTGGCGGACGAGTCGGGCCCGGGTGCCCGGTTCATGGACTGTGCGCTGGAGGGCTGTGCGCTGGACCGTACGGAGCTGGTCAGGGCCCGTTTCATCGATTCGGTGCTGACGGGGGTACGGGGGGTGGGCACGGATCTCGCGGGGGCGTCGCTGCGTGACGTGGAGATCGTGGACGCGCGCCTGGGCGGGGTGCAGATGCACGGCGCGGTGCTGGAGCGGGTGCTGGTGCGGGGCGGGAAGATCGACTACCTGAATCTGCGGAAGGCGCGGCTGAAGGACGTGGTCTTCGAGGGCTGTGTGCTCTCCGAGCCGGATTTCGGTGGCGCGCAGCTGGACCGGGTGGAGTTCCGGGACTGTGTGCTGAAGCGGGCCGATTTCAGCGCGGTGCGGATGGAGTCGGTGGATCTGCGGACGGTCGCGGAGCTGGACATCGCGCGCGGGGTGGAGCGGCTGGCGGGTGCGGTGATCAGCCCGTCGCAGCTGATGGAGCTGGCTCCGGCGTTCGCGGCGCAGATCGGGGTGCGGGTGGAGGCGTGA